The Streptomyces sp. NBC_01268 genome window below encodes:
- a CDS encoding carboxymuconolactone decarboxylase family protein — translation MTARMANPAHLLSDAGPAIMSLLKATRQGGVPESTLELVHLRASQINNCGFCVDFGAKSARKNGVSDEKLFSVAAWREAPYFSDEERAALALTEAATRLADTSDAVPDDVWDAAADHYDEKQLAAIVLMVGVTNLFNRINVTTRQPAGSGF, via the coding sequence ATCACGGCACGGATGGCCAACCCCGCCCACCTGCTCTCCGACGCCGGACCGGCGATCATGAGCCTGCTGAAGGCCACCCGCCAGGGCGGCGTCCCCGAGTCCACCCTGGAGCTCGTGCACCTGCGGGCCAGCCAGATCAACAACTGCGGGTTCTGCGTGGACTTCGGGGCCAAGAGCGCCCGGAAGAACGGGGTCAGCGACGAGAAGCTGTTCTCGGTCGCCGCCTGGCGCGAGGCGCCGTACTTCTCGGACGAGGAGCGGGCCGCGCTCGCCCTCACCGAGGCGGCGACCCGGCTCGCCGACACCTCGGACGCGGTGCCGGACGACGTGTGGGACGCGGCCGCCGACCACTACGACGAGAAGCAACTCGCCGCGATCGTGCTGATGGTCGGCGTCACCAACCTCTTCAACCGGATCAACGTCACGACCCGGCAGCCGGCCGGCTCGGGGTTCTGA
- a CDS encoding GNAT family N-acetyltransferase encodes MRPARAADVEAVAELKAVVMRDDLVRLGRYDEHRVRQRLRDEFRPEHTSVVEVDGAFAGCVAFGPYPHGPGCYLAHFYLAPETRGRGLGTAVLGRLLDRADADGVPVRLTVIQGSAARRLYERAGFTVESEDPVDVRMVREPALRTPSRPAAGS; translated from the coding sequence ATGCGCCCGGCGCGTGCGGCGGACGTGGAGGCCGTCGCCGAGCTGAAGGCCGTCGTGATGCGGGACGACCTGGTGCGCCTGGGCCGCTACGACGAGCACCGGGTGCGGCAGCGGCTGCGGGACGAGTTCCGGCCGGAGCACACCTCGGTCGTCGAGGTGGACGGCGCCTTCGCGGGCTGCGTGGCCTTCGGGCCGTACCCGCACGGTCCCGGGTGCTACCTGGCCCACTTCTACCTCGCCCCCGAGACCCGGGGGAGGGGCCTCGGGACGGCGGTGCTCGGCAGGCTGCTCGACCGGGCGGACGCCGACGGCGTCCCGGTCCGGCTGACCGTGATCCAGGGCAGCGCGGCGCGCCGGCTCTACGAGCGGGCGGGCTTCACGGTCGAGTCCGAGGACCCGGTCGACGTGCGGATGGTGCGGGAACCGGCCCTCAGAACCCCGAGCCGGCCGGCTGCCGGGTCGTGA
- a CDS encoding carboxymuconolactone decarboxylase family protein, whose amino-acid sequence MANPAVALPEAMGPIMQLVKAVQSGGDVPATTLGLVHLRTSQINGCSYCVVGGALKGREEGETDERLHAVAAWRETPYFSEAERAALALAEYATRLADRPDAVPDAVWDEAARHYDERQLAQIVLWIGVSNLFNRLNATTRQPAGATW is encoded by the coding sequence ATGGCCAACCCCGCCGTCGCCCTGCCCGAGGCCATGGGCCCGATCATGCAGCTCGTGAAGGCCGTCCAGTCCGGCGGCGACGTGCCCGCCACCACGCTCGGCCTGGTCCATCTGCGGACCAGCCAGATCAACGGCTGCTCCTACTGCGTCGTGGGCGGCGCGCTGAAGGGGCGGGAGGAGGGGGAGACGGACGAGCGGCTGCACGCCGTCGCCGCCTGGCGGGAGACGCCGTACTTCTCCGAGGCCGAGCGGGCCGCGCTCGCCCTCGCCGAGTACGCGACCCGGCTCGCCGACCGTCCGGACGCGGTGCCGGACGCGGTGTGGGACGAGGCCGCGCGGCACTACGACGAGAGGCAGCTGGCGCAGATCGTGCTGTGGATCGGGGTGTCCAACCTCTTCAACCGGCTGAACGCGACGACCCGGCAGCCGGCCGGGGCCACCTGGTAG
- a CDS encoding APC family permease, with amino-acid sequence MTQVDERPQAGDTVRGAATAGDTQGVRTKGLGGNSVGLLGSAVIGISTVAPVYCLTSTLGSTAGEVGLQMPAVFLAGFLPMLLVAFAYRELNKVMPDCGTSFTWTVKAFGPKLGWMCGWGLVIATIIVLSNLAGVATSYFWLLAGEITGNPSIAALDDDKAVHIVTCLALIATATAISYRGMTATKGLQYTLVGLQLVVLGLFVAMALSKAGSFETSVEFSWSWMNPFAVQSFAAFTAGLSLSIFMYWGWDACMASNEETTGSEKTPGRAALIAMVVLVGSYLATGIAAQMAVGSGDQGLGLANPATSDNVFAALAGPVMGPALGILLFVAVLASAAASLQTTFIPVARTVLAMSTYEALPKSFTKVHPVFKTPGKATVVAGVATGAFYTVMTLVSEHVLVDTIYALGLMICFYYALTAFACVWYFRGELFRSARDFAFKGLMPALGGLMLTAVFGKTLYDMWDPAYGSGSAVFGVGSVFVIGVGLLLLGVVIMLVMQRRSPAFFRGEVLTKETPSLVVAD; translated from the coding sequence ATGACTCAGGTGGATGAGCGGCCCCAGGCCGGAGACACGGTAAGGGGCGCCGCGACCGCGGGTGACACCCAGGGCGTGCGCACCAAAGGCCTCGGCGGCAACTCCGTGGGCCTGCTCGGCAGTGCCGTCATCGGCATCTCCACCGTCGCCCCCGTCTACTGCCTCACCTCGACGCTCGGCTCCACCGCCGGCGAGGTCGGCCTCCAGATGCCCGCCGTCTTCCTCGCGGGCTTCCTGCCGATGCTGCTCGTCGCCTTCGCGTACCGCGAGCTCAACAAGGTCATGCCCGACTGCGGCACCTCCTTCACCTGGACGGTGAAGGCCTTCGGCCCGAAGCTGGGCTGGATGTGCGGCTGGGGCCTGGTCATCGCGACGATCATCGTCCTGTCCAACCTGGCGGGCGTCGCCACCTCGTACTTCTGGCTGCTCGCCGGGGAGATCACGGGCAATCCCTCGATCGCGGCCCTGGACGACGACAAGGCCGTCCACATCGTCACCTGCCTCGCCCTGATCGCCACCGCCACCGCGATCAGCTACCGCGGCATGACCGCCACCAAGGGCCTCCAGTACACCCTCGTCGGCCTCCAGCTCGTCGTCCTCGGCCTGTTCGTGGCGATGGCGCTGTCGAAGGCCGGCTCCTTCGAGACCTCGGTCGAGTTCTCCTGGTCCTGGATGAACCCCTTCGCGGTGCAGTCCTTCGCCGCGTTCACCGCCGGACTCTCCCTGTCGATCTTCATGTACTGGGGCTGGGACGCCTGCATGGCGTCCAACGAGGAGACCACCGGCAGCGAGAAGACCCCCGGCCGCGCCGCGCTCATCGCGATGGTCGTCCTGGTCGGCTCCTACCTGGCCACCGGCATCGCCGCCCAGATGGCCGTCGGCTCCGGCGACCAGGGCCTCGGGCTGGCCAACCCGGCGACCTCCGACAACGTCTTCGCCGCCCTGGCCGGCCCCGTCATGGGCCCCGCCCTCGGCATCCTGCTCTTCGTCGCGGTGCTCGCCTCGGCCGCCGCCAGCCTCCAGACGACCTTCATCCCGGTCGCCCGCACGGTCCTGGCCATGTCCACCTACGAGGCCCTGCCGAAGTCCTTCACCAAGGTCCACCCGGTCTTCAAGACCCCCGGCAAGGCCACGGTCGTGGCCGGTGTCGCCACCGGCGCGTTCTACACCGTGATGACCCTGGTCAGCGAGCACGTCCTGGTCGACACCATCTACGCGCTCGGCCTGATGATCTGCTTCTACTACGCCCTGACGGCCTTCGCCTGCGTCTGGTACTTCCGCGGCGAGCTGTTCCGCTCCGCGCGCGACTTCGCCTTCAAGGGCCTCATGCCGGCCCTCGGCGGCCTGATGCTGACCGCCGTCTTCGGCAAGACGCTGTACGACATGTGGGACCCGGCCTACGGCTCCGGCTCCGCCGTCTTCGGTGTCGGCTCCGTCTTCGTCATCGGCGTCGGGCTGCTGCTGCTCGGCGTGGTGATCATGCTGGTGATGCAGCGCCGCAGCCCCGCGTTCTTCCGCGGCGAGGTGCTCACCAAGGAGACCCCGTCCCTGGTGGTCGCGGACTGA
- a CDS encoding aldehyde dehydrogenase family protein produces MTQESTQGTAREATHGPVTERLYIGGEWVEPDGGHYEVIDPASEELVGLAPEASRDQVYEAARAARAAFGTWSRTKPEERAAILDRAADLMARDAEANTLLARAETGATTATARGMQVAVGSSRFRRYARGALEPVEQALPPQINEAGPMGKAGVFGAVAVRRPVGVVTCITSYNNPWANPAGKIAPALAMGNTVVVKPAPQDPLSVFAMVRALEEAGVPAGVVNLVTGSAPAVGEAAVDSADVDMVSFTGSTAVGQAIGEVCGRGLKRQLMELGGKGAALVFDDADLDAAVMGIGTTFSFYSGQICTAPTRVLAQRGIHDRLIEKLTGYLAFMKVGDPAERGTVVGPVISAAHRDRIESYVELGRKEGATVVAGGERPAGPGLDRGFYVAPTLLADCTNEMRVVREEIFGPVVVVVPFDDEEEGIALANDSDYGLIDYVWSGDVSRAFRIAGRLRAGGVGVNTIGRNMEAPFGGFKKSGVGRDVGSYALHAYSETQAVVWPG; encoded by the coding sequence GTGACGCAGGAATCGACGCAGGGGACGGCGCGCGAGGCGACGCACGGGCCGGTCACGGAGCGCCTGTATATAGGGGGAGAGTGGGTCGAGCCCGACGGCGGGCACTACGAGGTGATCGACCCCGCCTCCGAGGAGCTCGTCGGCCTCGCGCCGGAGGCCTCCCGGGACCAGGTGTACGAGGCGGCCCGGGCGGCCCGCGCGGCCTTCGGGACCTGGTCGCGGACGAAGCCGGAGGAGCGGGCCGCGATCCTGGACCGCGCCGCCGACCTGATGGCCCGCGACGCCGAGGCGAACACCCTGCTCGCCCGCGCCGAGACGGGCGCGACCACCGCGACCGCGCGCGGGATGCAGGTCGCGGTCGGCTCCTCGCGCTTCCGGCGGTACGCGCGCGGCGCCCTGGAGCCGGTCGAGCAGGCGCTGCCCCCGCAGATCAACGAGGCCGGCCCGATGGGGAAGGCGGGCGTGTTCGGGGCGGTGGCGGTGCGGCGCCCGGTCGGCGTGGTCACCTGCATCACCTCGTACAACAACCCCTGGGCCAACCCGGCCGGCAAGATCGCCCCGGCGCTCGCCATGGGCAACACGGTCGTGGTGAAGCCCGCCCCGCAGGACCCGCTGTCGGTGTTCGCGATGGTCCGCGCCCTGGAGGAGGCGGGTGTCCCGGCCGGGGTGGTCAACCTCGTCACCGGCTCCGCGCCGGCCGTGGGCGAGGCCGCGGTGGACTCCGCGGACGTCGACATGGTCTCCTTCACCGGCTCCACGGCGGTCGGCCAGGCGATCGGCGAGGTCTGCGGCCGGGGCCTGAAGCGGCAGCTGATGGAGCTGGGCGGCAAGGGCGCGGCGCTGGTCTTCGACGACGCCGACCTGGACGCGGCGGTGATGGGGATCGGCACGACCTTCTCCTTCTACAGCGGGCAGATCTGCACCGCGCCGACCCGGGTGCTGGCCCAGCGCGGGATCCACGACCGGCTGATCGAGAAGCTGACCGGCTATCTCGCCTTCATGAAGGTGGGCGATCCGGCGGAGCGCGGCACGGTGGTCGGCCCGGTGATCTCGGCGGCCCACCGGGACCGGATCGAGTCCTACGTCGAGCTGGGGCGCAAGGAGGGGGCCACGGTGGTGGCGGGCGGGGAGCGCCCGGCCGGTCCGGGTCTCGACCGCGGCTTCTACGTGGCGCCGACGCTGCTGGCGGACTGCACCAACGAGATGCGGGTGGTGCGGGAGGAGATCTTCGGCCCGGTGGTCGTGGTGGTCCCCTTCGACGACGAGGAGGAGGGCATCGCGCTGGCGAACGACAGCGACTACGGGCTGATCGACTACGTGTGGTCCGGCGACGTGTCCCGCGCCTTCCGGATCGCGGGGCGGCTGAGGGCCGGCGGGGTCGGGGTGAACACCATCGGCCGGAACATGGAGGCGCCGTTCGGCGGCTTCAAGAAGAGCGGTGTCGGTCGGGACGTGGGCTCGTACGCGCTGCACGCGTACAGCGAGACGCAGGCGGTGGTCTGGCCCGGCTGA
- a CDS encoding N-acyl-D-amino-acid deacylase family protein produces MLDHLIQGATVVDGTGAPARTADVGLRDGRIAVVAEPGTVAEEARSTEDATGLILAPGFVDPHTHYDAQLFWDPFATPSMNHGVTTVAGGNCGFTLAPLHPDRPEDADYTRRMMSKVEGMALTALEEGVDWSWSSFAEYLDALDGRTAVNAGFMVGHCALRRYVMGADAVGGQPTEEQLARMVALLKEAMAAGAWGLSTTQSATHSDGDGAPVASRHALPAELIALSKAVGEHEGTQIEAILAGCLDQFSDAEIDLFVEMTAAAGRPLNWNVLTIDATVPERVPRQLLASERARKSGGRIVALTMPILTPMNMSLGTFCALNLIPGWGEVLGLPVPERIARLRDPAVRTELLRRADSKEAGVFRRLANFGRYVVGDTYSPENEGLTGRVVKDIAAERGQDAFQCLVEICAHDELRTVLWPMPTDNDPASWALRRETWQHEDVLLGGSDAGAHLDRMCGAPYTTRFLGDCLRGRKLVPLEQAVKMLSDDPARLFGLRERGRITEGFHADLVLFDPERIDAGPATLVHDLPGDSPRLDSRAVGIVSVRVNGVETVRDDEVTGAIPGRVLRSGRDTRTVSTR; encoded by the coding sequence ATGCTCGATCACCTCATCCAAGGCGCCACCGTCGTCGACGGCACCGGCGCGCCCGCCCGCACCGCCGACGTCGGTCTCCGCGACGGCCGGATCGCCGTCGTCGCCGAGCCCGGCACCGTCGCCGAGGAGGCCCGGAGCACCGAGGACGCCACCGGCCTGATCCTCGCGCCCGGCTTCGTCGACCCGCACACCCACTACGACGCCCAGCTCTTCTGGGACCCCTTCGCCACGCCGTCCATGAACCACGGCGTCACCACCGTCGCCGGCGGCAACTGCGGCTTCACCCTCGCCCCGCTCCACCCGGACCGGCCCGAGGACGCCGACTACACGCGCCGGATGATGTCCAAGGTCGAGGGCATGGCCCTCACCGCCCTGGAGGAGGGCGTCGACTGGAGCTGGTCCTCCTTCGCCGAGTACCTGGACGCCCTCGACGGCCGCACCGCCGTCAACGCCGGCTTCATGGTCGGCCACTGCGCCCTGCGCCGGTACGTGATGGGCGCCGACGCGGTCGGCGGACAGCCCACCGAGGAGCAGCTCGCCCGGATGGTCGCGCTCCTCAAGGAGGCCATGGCGGCCGGCGCCTGGGGCCTGTCCACGACCCAGTCGGCCACCCACTCCGACGGCGACGGCGCCCCCGTCGCCTCCCGGCACGCCCTGCCCGCCGAGCTCATCGCCCTGTCGAAGGCGGTCGGCGAGCACGAGGGCACCCAGATCGAGGCGATCCTGGCGGGCTGCCTCGACCAGTTCTCGGACGCCGAGATCGACCTCTTCGTCGAGATGACGGCCGCCGCCGGACGCCCGCTCAACTGGAACGTCCTCACCATCGACGCCACCGTCCCCGAACGCGTCCCGCGCCAGCTGCTCGCCTCCGAGCGGGCCCGCAAGTCCGGCGGCCGGATCGTCGCCCTCACCATGCCGATCCTCACCCCCATGAACATGTCGCTCGGCACCTTCTGCGCCCTCAACCTCATCCCCGGCTGGGGCGAGGTCCTCGGCCTGCCGGTCCCCGAGCGGATCGCGAGGCTGCGCGACCCCGCCGTACGGACCGAGCTGCTGCGGCGCGCCGACTCCAAGGAGGCCGGCGTCTTCCGGCGCCTGGCGAACTTCGGGCGGTACGTCGTCGGCGACACGTACAGCCCCGAGAACGAGGGCCTGACCGGCCGCGTCGTGAAGGACATCGCCGCCGAACGCGGCCAGGACGCCTTCCAGTGCCTGGTGGAGATCTGCGCCCACGACGAGCTGCGCACCGTCCTGTGGCCGATGCCCACCGACAACGACCCGGCGTCCTGGGCGCTGCGCCGGGAGACCTGGCAGCACGAGGACGTCCTGCTCGGCGGCTCCGACGCGGGCGCCCACCTGGACCGGATGTGCGGGGCGCCGTACACGACCCGCTTCCTCGGCGACTGCCTGCGCGGCCGGAAGCTGGTGCCGCTGGAGCAGGCGGTGAAGATGCTGAGCGACGACCCGGCGCGGCTCTTCGGCCTGCGCGAGCGCGGCCGGATCACCGAGGGGTTCCACGCCGACCTGGTCCTCTTCGACCCCGAGCGGATCGACGCGGGCCCGGCGACCCTGGTCCACGACCTGCCGGGCGACAGCCCGCGCCTGGACTCGCGGGCGGTAGGGATCGTGTCGGTGCGGGTCAACGGGGTCGAGACGGTACGCGACGACGAGGTGACGGGCGCCATCCCGGGCCGGGTGCTGCGCTCGGGCCGCGACACGAGGACGGTGAGCACCAGGTGA
- a CDS encoding LLM class flavin-dependent oxidoreductase, protein MEFGIFVQGYVGKRAETDPEAEHKALMEETEYVIQADRSGFKYAWASEHHFLEEYSHLSANDVYLGYLAHATERIHLGSGIFNPLAQVNHPVKVAEKVAMLDHLSGGRFEFGSGRGAGSHEILGFFPGITDMNHTKEIWEETIAEFPKMWLQEEYEGFQGKHWSLPPRKILPKPYGKSHPAMWYAAGSPASYAMAGKKGLGVLGFSVQKVSDMEWVVESYKNAIKEAKAVGDFVNDNVMVTSTAICAETHDKAVEIAVGGGLNYLQSLLFRYHDTFPRPEGIPEWPELLPEYSAEIIELLIAEELMICGDPSEVLAQCKRWEQAGADQLSFGLPIGISYEDTMNSIKLIGEHVIPEIDTDPVHRTTRFRQGTNA, encoded by the coding sequence GTGGAATTCGGGATCTTCGTACAGGGATACGTCGGCAAGCGGGCCGAGACCGATCCCGAAGCCGAGCACAAGGCCCTCATGGAGGAGACCGAGTACGTCATCCAGGCGGACAGGTCCGGGTTCAAGTACGCCTGGGCCTCCGAGCACCACTTCCTGGAGGAGTACTCCCACCTCTCCGCCAACGACGTCTACCTCGGCTACCTCGCCCACGCCACCGAGCGCATCCACCTCGGCTCCGGCATCTTCAACCCGCTCGCCCAGGTCAACCACCCGGTGAAGGTCGCCGAGAAGGTCGCCATGCTCGACCACCTCTCCGGCGGCCGCTTCGAGTTCGGCTCCGGGCGCGGCGCCGGCTCCCACGAGATCCTCGGCTTCTTCCCGGGCATCACGGACATGAACCACACCAAGGAGATCTGGGAAGAGACCATCGCCGAGTTCCCCAAGATGTGGCTCCAGGAGGAGTACGAGGGGTTCCAGGGCAAGCACTGGTCGCTCCCGCCCCGCAAGATCCTGCCCAAGCCGTACGGCAAGTCCCACCCGGCCATGTGGTACGCGGCCGGCTCCCCCGCCTCGTACGCCATGGCGGGGAAGAAGGGGCTCGGCGTCCTCGGCTTCAGCGTGCAGAAGGTCTCCGACATGGAGTGGGTCGTCGAGTCCTACAAGAACGCGATCAAGGAGGCCAAGGCGGTCGGCGACTTCGTCAACGACAACGTCATGGTGACCTCCACGGCGATCTGCGCCGAGACCCACGACAAGGCCGTCGAGATCGCCGTCGGCGGCGGGCTCAACTACCTCCAGTCGCTGCTCTTCCGCTACCACGACACCTTCCCCCGGCCCGAGGGCATCCCCGAGTGGCCCGAGCTGCTCCCCGAGTACTCGGCCGAGATCATCGAACTCCTCATCGCCGAGGAGCTGATGATCTGCGGTGACCCGAGCGAGGTGCTGGCCCAGTGCAAGCGCTGGGAGCAGGCGGGCGCCGACCAGCTCTCCTTCGGCCTGCCGATCGGGATCTCGTACGAGGACACGATGAACTCCATCAAGCTCATCGGCGAGCACGTGATCCCCGAGATCGACACGGACCCGGTCCACCGCACCACCCGCTTCCGCCAGGGCACGAACGCCTGA
- a CDS encoding SDR family NAD(P)-dependent oxidoreductase: MGKLDGRVVVITGAARGQGEQEARLFAAEGARVVLGDVLDGPGEALAKELGEDRAHYVHLDVTAEAEWAAAVAAAKDRFGRIDGLVNNAGILRFNELVSTPLDEFEAIVRVNQVGCFLGMKAVAPEIAAAGGGTIVNTASYTGVTGMAGVGAYAASKHAVLGLTRVAALELAARGIRVNAVCPGAIDTAMSNPEGVDPTATAELYRKLVPLGRIGRPEEVAALALFLTGEDSAYITGQPFVIDGGWLAGVSLF, from the coding sequence ATGGGCAAGTTGGACGGGCGCGTCGTCGTCATCACGGGCGCGGCGCGCGGGCAGGGCGAGCAGGAGGCGCGGCTCTTCGCCGCCGAGGGGGCCCGGGTGGTCCTGGGGGACGTCCTGGACGGCCCCGGCGAGGCGCTCGCCAAGGAGCTGGGGGAGGACCGGGCGCACTACGTGCACCTGGACGTCACCGCCGAGGCGGAGTGGGCGGCCGCGGTCGCCGCCGCGAAGGACCGCTTCGGGCGGATCGACGGCCTGGTGAACAACGCGGGCATCCTGCGCTTCAACGAGCTGGTGTCGACGCCGCTGGACGAGTTCGAGGCGATCGTGCGGGTCAACCAGGTCGGCTGCTTCCTCGGCATGAAGGCCGTGGCGCCGGAGATCGCGGCGGCCGGCGGCGGCACGATCGTGAACACCGCCTCGTACACGGGCGTGACGGGGATGGCGGGCGTCGGCGCCTACGCGGCGAGCAAGCACGCCGTGCTGGGGCTCACCCGGGTGGCCGCGCTGGAGCTGGCGGCGAGGGGGATCCGGGTGAACGCGGTCTGCCCGGGGGCCATCGACACCGCCATGAGCAACCCGGAGGGCGTCGACCCGACGGCCACGGCGGAGCTCTACCGGAAGCTGGTGCCGCTGGGGCGGATCGGGCGGCCGGAGGAGGTGGCGGCCCTCGCGCTCTTCCTGACCGGCGAGGACTCCGCGTACATCACGGGCCAGCCCTTCGTCATCGACGGCGGCTGGCTGGCCGGGGTCAGCCTCTTCTGA
- a CDS encoding LLM class F420-dependent oxidoreductase: MVVYGMQLPVQSQSTIYAEPWEAAAGPDDLLAVARAADALGFDYIASCEHVAVPRRLAGAMSTIWYDPVATLSFLAAATERVRLLSHVALVGLRHPLVSAKAYATLDHLSGGRLVLGVGAGHLEEEFETLGVDFAGRGGVLDETVDALRAALGPEEFPEHSGERFSFRDLGQRPRPAQERVPVWIGGSSPAAVRRAAVKGDGWLPQGDPRGRLPEQIARLRRLREEAGVEAPLTVGAIAEPLYVGQPDWDTGRRTLTGKPQALAESLRAYGEMGVDQIQVRFRCRSRAELIDQMGAFAAEVAPHLT; this comes from the coding sequence ATGGTGGTCTACGGCATGCAGCTGCCCGTCCAGTCCCAGAGCACGATCTACGCCGAGCCCTGGGAGGCCGCCGCGGGCCCCGACGACCTCCTCGCGGTCGCCCGCGCCGCCGACGCGCTCGGCTTCGACTACATCGCGAGCTGCGAGCACGTCGCCGTCCCGCGCCGGCTCGCCGGGGCGATGAGCACCATCTGGTACGACCCGGTGGCCACCCTCTCGTTCCTGGCGGCGGCCACCGAGCGGGTCCGGCTGCTCTCCCACGTCGCCCTCGTCGGGCTGCGCCACCCGCTGGTCTCGGCCAAGGCCTACGCGACCCTCGACCACCTCTCCGGCGGGCGGCTCGTCCTCGGGGTCGGGGCCGGGCACCTGGAGGAGGAGTTCGAGACGCTCGGGGTGGACTTCGCGGGGCGCGGCGGCGTGCTCGACGAGACCGTCGACGCGCTGCGGGCGGCCCTCGGGCCCGAGGAGTTCCCGGAGCACAGCGGCGAGCGCTTCTCCTTCCGGGACCTCGGGCAGCGGCCCCGCCCCGCGCAGGAGCGCGTCCCGGTCTGGATCGGCGGCTCCTCGCCCGCCGCCGTGCGCAGGGCCGCGGTCAAGGGGGACGGCTGGCTGCCGCAGGGCGACCCGCGCGGCCGGCTGCCCGAGCAGATCGCCCGGCTGCGGCGGCTGCGCGAGGAGGCCGGCGTCGAGGCGCCGCTCACCGTCGGGGCGATCGCCGAGCCGCTGTACGTGGGGCAGCCCGACTGGGACACCGGGCGGCGCACCCTGACCGGCAAGCCGCAGGCGCTCGCCGAGTCGCTGCGCGCGTACGGGGAGATGGGCGTGGACCAGATCCAGGTGCGGTTCCGCTGCCGGAGCCGGGCCGAACTCATCGACCAGATGGGCGCTTTCGCCGCCGAGGTCGCCCCGCACCTCACCTAG
- a CDS encoding DUF2690 domain-containing protein, with protein sequence MRTLLRRAAQAGTALLLAAGALGLTGGSAQAATYDGADPASTYCGGTTSTPRSAALYDPRFGNHVGTIDLRYNSGCRTVWARITLDSPQGWCGNSAAGQPCATAEVIRNSDGASLSCQVPQGGTSCYTRMLNDAGVSSYAQGITYTSGGLKYTQTGSY encoded by the coding sequence ATGCGTACCCTGCTGCGCCGCGCCGCCCAGGCCGGCACCGCCCTGCTCCTCGCCGCCGGCGCCCTCGGCCTCACCGGGGGCTCCGCCCAGGCAGCGACCTACGACGGCGCCGACCCGGCCTCCACCTACTGCGGCGGCACCACCAGCACGCCGCGCTCGGCCGCCCTCTACGACCCGCGGTTCGGCAACCACGTGGGCACCATCGACCTGCGCTACAACTCGGGCTGCCGCACGGTGTGGGCGCGGATCACCCTGGACAGCCCCCAGGGCTGGTGCGGCAACTCCGCCGCCGGGCAGCCCTGCGCCACGGCCGAGGTCATCCGGAACTCCGACGGGGCGAGCCTCTCCTGCCAGGTGCCGCAGGGCGGCACCTCCTGCTACACCCGCATGCTCAACGACGCCGGGGTGAGCTCCTACGCGCAGGGCATCACCTACACCTCGGGCGGCCTCAAGTACACGCAGACCGGCTCCTACTGA
- a CDS encoding DUF2690 domain-containing protein has product MRSLIRRTAQAGTALLLAAGALALTGGSAQAATYDGADPASTYCGGTTSTVKSATIYGPNDSYNRGTIELRYNSACRTTWARITLTNPQGWCGNASAGVACALAQVTRNSDGRTYSCHVPQGSTSCYTPMVNDAGVTSYAYAELDWASGVSHTYTGSY; this is encoded by the coding sequence ATGCGCTCCCTGATCCGCCGCACCGCCCAGGCCGGCACCGCCCTGCTCCTCGCCGCCGGCGCCCTCGCCCTCACGGGCGGCTCCGCCCAGGCCGCCACCTACGACGGCGCCGACCCCGCCTCCACCTACTGCGGCGGCACCACCAGCACGGTGAAGTCGGCCACCATCTACGGGCCGAACGACAGCTACAACCGCGGCACCATCGAGCTCCGCTACAACTCCGCCTGCCGCACCACCTGGGCGCGGATCACGCTGACCAACCCCCAGGGCTGGTGCGGCAACGCCTCGGCCGGCGTGGCCTGTGCGCTGGCCCAGGTCACCCGGAACTCCGACGGGCGCACCTACTCCTGCCACGTGCCGCAGGGCAGCACCTCCTGCTACACGCCCATGGTCAACGACGCCGGCGTGACCTCCTACGCCTACGCCGAGCTCGACTGGGCGTCCGGCGTCTCGCACACCTACACCGGCTCCTACTGA